The following coding sequences are from one Rubinisphaera margarita window:
- a CDS encoding dihydrofolate reductase family protein, translating into MSKVQYYTASSLDGFIATKEHYLDWLLQFGEGAETDYESFIADVGALAMGSHTYEWVVKHLEESGTAWPYSQPAWIFSTRELDPVAGADVRFVRGDVEPIFRDMQAAANGKNIWIVGGGELAGKFHDAGLLDELFVQITPVTLGAGCPVLPRNITTPPLRLRGSKQFGNVFVELHYEVPRRTH; encoded by the coding sequence ATGAGCAAGGTTCAGTATTACACCGCGTCGAGCCTCGATGGATTCATTGCCACGAAGGAGCATTATCTTGACTGGCTGCTGCAGTTCGGGGAGGGAGCGGAGACCGATTACGAATCGTTCATTGCCGATGTCGGCGCGCTGGCGATGGGATCGCATACGTATGAATGGGTGGTGAAGCATCTGGAGGAATCGGGAACGGCCTGGCCGTACAGTCAACCGGCGTGGATCTTCTCCACGCGGGAGCTCGATCCTGTCGCTGGTGCGGACGTTCGATTTGTTCGCGGTGATGTCGAACCGATTTTTCGTGACATGCAGGCTGCTGCGAACGGAAAGAACATCTGGATCGTCGGTGGCGGTGAACTGGCGGGCAAATTCCACGATGCCGGTCTGCTCGATGAACTCTTCGTACAGATTACGCCGGTTACCCTCGGGGCCGGTTGTCCGGTTCTGCCCCGCAATATCACAACGCCTCCGCTGCGACTGCGCGGCTCGAAACAGTTCGGAAACGTCTTCGTGGAACTCCATTACGAAGTCCCACGAAGGACGCATTGA
- a CDS encoding DUF1328 domain-containing protein, translating to MDLLFWAIIALVVSVIAGALGFTNIAAGAATIAKVLFAIFLVIALILFAMILLGVGVATAV from the coding sequence ATGGATTTACTGTTCTGGGCGATCATCGCCCTCGTAGTTTCCGTCATCGCCGGAGCACTCGGCTTCACGAACATCGCAGCCGGGGCGGCAACAATCGCCAAAGTGCTGTTTGCGATCTTCCTCGTCATCGCCTTGATTCTGTTCGCGATGATTCTTCTCGGCGTGGGTGTCGCCACGGCGGTTTAA
- a CDS encoding DUF1501 domain-containing protein: MNDFALSRRNVIRSLFSSSLLMPGVLSELFAADNPLAARSSHVPAKAKSVIFIYATGGVSHIDTFDPKPTGKGRDGSGNDKLMGNIFGADRNRECGTEVSNLFPHLRTMMQDICVIRSMKASHFDHSEATLGMHTGSPTFARPSMGSWISYGLGSFNQNLPSFIVIAPHLPYGGTQVYASDFLPAVHQGTRVLPGDNPIANLKPPGSTGSLQELEFNLVDQLNQRHFRERSHDTALAARIRSFETAFQMQQAAPEAFDLKSEPAHVQTMYGLDRKTKGPGADFAWQCLVARRLVERGVRFIELIDTGSRPNWDSHGEMKEHADLAYNVDQPMAALIADLKQRGMLDETIVVWATEFGRTPTREGKNGRGHHRDCFSIWLAGGGFRGGHVHGVTDEIGKYTVEKPVEVHDLHATILHQLGMNHEKLTFRHAGRDFRLTDVHGHIVQEILS; encoded by the coding sequence ATGAACGATTTCGCTCTCAGTCGCCGGAATGTGATTCGCTCTCTGTTCAGCAGTTCGCTGCTGATGCCGGGGGTGCTGTCCGAGCTTTTCGCGGCGGACAATCCGCTGGCCGCGCGGAGTTCGCACGTTCCGGCGAAGGCGAAGTCGGTCATCTTCATCTATGCCACCGGCGGCGTTTCGCACATTGATACGTTCGACCCGAAGCCGACCGGGAAGGGGCGCGACGGCTCGGGCAACGACAAGCTGATGGGCAACATCTTCGGGGCGGACCGCAACCGCGAATGCGGCACCGAGGTCAGCAATCTGTTTCCGCATCTGCGGACGATGATGCAGGACATCTGCGTCATCCGTTCGATGAAGGCGTCGCACTTCGATCATTCTGAAGCGACGCTCGGCATGCACACCGGCTCGCCGACATTCGCCCGGCCAAGTATGGGATCGTGGATCAGTTACGGGCTCGGCTCCTTCAATCAGAATCTGCCGAGCTTCATCGTCATCGCTCCGCATCTTCCGTACGGCGGCACGCAGGTCTACGCCAGCGACTTCCTCCCGGCCGTTCATCAGGGAACGCGGGTGCTGCCGGGCGATAACCCGATCGCCAATCTGAAGCCGCCGGGTTCGACCGGATCGCTGCAGGAGCTGGAGTTCAATCTCGTCGATCAGCTCAACCAGCGGCATTTCCGCGAGCGGAGTCACGACACCGCTCTGGCGGCTCGCATCCGTTCCTTCGAAACCGCCTTCCAGATGCAGCAGGCGGCTCCGGAAGCGTTCGACCTGAAGAGCGAGCCGGCTCATGTGCAGACGATGTACGGGCTCGACCGGAAGACCAAAGGACCGGGAGCCGATTTCGCGTGGCAGTGTCTCGTCGCCCGCCGGCTCGTGGAACGGGGCGTTCGGTTTATTGAACTGATCGACACCGGTTCCCGTCCGAACTGGGACTCACACGGCGAGATGAAGGAGCACGCCGACCTGGCTTACAACGTCGATCAGCCGATGGCCGCTCTCATTGCCGACCTGAAACAGCGGGGCATGCTGGACGAGACGATTGTTGTCTGGGCGACCGAATTTGGTCGCACACCGACCCGCGAAGGCAAGAACGGCCGGGGGCATCACCGGGACTGTTTCAGCATCTGGCTGGCCGGCGGCGGCTTCCGCGGTGGACACGTGCACGGCGTGACCGACGAGATCGGCAAGTACACGGTTGAGAAGCCGGTGGAGGTCCACGACCTGCATGCCACGATTCTGCATCAGCTCGGCATGAACCACGAGAAGCTCACCTTCCGCCACGCCGGCCGCGATTTCCGCCTCACCGATGTGCACGGACACATTGTCCAGGAGATCCTGAGTTAG
- a CDS encoding PSD1 and planctomycete cytochrome C domain-containing protein gives MRRVVHLIVVFCSAAAPILSHAAETVDFSRDIQPLLEQHCSACHGGEERNGSLSFEDRTTVFSEADSGRKAIIPGKSAESELIRRVRSTHEEEQMPPEGDRLSEAEIALLSRWIDAGANWPQSSSPSTSTVVETDHWSFQPLANSQPPEVADPNWSQHEIDRFLQKARAENGLAPTELASPEVLIRRASYDLTGLPPSPDEVKRFVAAAEKEGTEKAFATLVDDLLSRPTYGERWGRHWMDWVRYADTAGDNSDFPIPQAYLYRNYIIESFNQELPYNRFLTEQIAGDLLPADTLEQRNRQTIATGYLAMSRRFGSLVERYPWHLTIEDTIDNIGRTMLGLTISCARCHDHKFDPISTRDYYGIYGILASTRYPFPGIELFKTQMDLVPLLSDEKVAEVMKPHQEQTDKLKAELEKILAECEQKAQDNAAKAPTASVAEQRKMSGELDRMLIKARRAGEALAKHLKSLPDMPTAYAVQDAIPVNARVQIKGEPDRPGAEVPRKFPDVLGGHKLPNDIAASSSGRLQLAEWITSPENPLTARVIVNRIWQRHFGTGLVPSASDFGLRGEEPTHPELLDWLAAEFIRSGWSIKHLHRLIMNSRTYQLASSDVPQNLASDPGNHFYWKFNRQRLDAESIRDTLLLISGKLEAGMPEEPHPFPEMKKWTYTQHHPFKDSYDSNRRSVYLMTKRLTVQPYFQTFDGADPNVCTSDRDQSVTALQALYFVNDEFLHQQASEYGKQLAASKGTDRERLLTAFETILCRTPTPQELSLLEDHLAAVRKATDKEKEAEQLAWASVTRSLFRLNEFLYID, from the coding sequence CGATTCTCAGTCACGCAGCGGAGACGGTTGACTTTTCCCGCGACATCCAGCCGCTTCTGGAACAGCACTGTTCCGCATGCCACGGCGGCGAGGAACGGAACGGCAGCCTCAGCTTCGAGGACCGGACCACGGTTTTCTCGGAAGCCGACTCGGGCCGCAAGGCGATTATCCCCGGCAAATCGGCAGAAAGCGAGCTGATCCGCCGGGTCCGTTCGACTCACGAAGAGGAGCAGATGCCGCCCGAAGGGGACCGGCTCTCCGAAGCCGAGATCGCCCTGCTCTCCCGCTGGATCGACGCCGGAGCAAACTGGCCGCAAAGTTCGTCACCTTCGACTTCGACCGTTGTAGAAACCGACCACTGGTCGTTCCAGCCGCTCGCGAATTCACAGCCGCCGGAAGTCGCCGACCCGAACTGGTCCCAGCACGAGATCGACCGCTTTCTGCAGAAAGCCCGAGCCGAAAACGGACTGGCTCCGACCGAGCTGGCGAGCCCCGAAGTTCTGATTCGTCGCGCCAGTTATGATCTGACCGGACTGCCGCCATCTCCCGACGAAGTCAAACGCTTCGTCGCGGCTGCCGAGAAGGAGGGAACGGAAAAGGCGTTTGCCACTCTGGTGGACGACCTGCTCAGCCGGCCGACTTACGGCGAGCGCTGGGGGCGGCACTGGATGGACTGGGTTCGCTATGCCGACACCGCCGGCGACAACTCCGACTTTCCGATTCCCCAGGCGTATCTGTATCGCAACTACATCATCGAATCCTTCAATCAGGAACTGCCTTACAATCGCTTTCTGACCGAACAGATCGCCGGCGACCTGCTGCCGGCTGATACGCTCGAACAACGGAACCGGCAGACGATCGCGACCGGCTATCTGGCGATGTCCCGCCGCTTTGGCTCGCTGGTCGAACGCTACCCGTGGCATCTCACCATCGAAGACACGATCGACAACATCGGCCGCACGATGCTCGGCCTGACAATCTCCTGTGCCCGCTGTCACGACCACAAGTTCGATCCGATCAGCACCCGCGACTACTACGGAATCTATGGCATCCTCGCCAGCACACGGTATCCGTTTCCCGGCATTGAACTCTTTAAGACGCAAATGGACCTCGTCCCGCTGCTGTCCGATGAAAAAGTCGCCGAGGTCATGAAGCCTCATCAGGAACAGACCGACAAACTCAAAGCCGAGCTCGAAAAGATCCTCGCCGAGTGTGAGCAGAAAGCTCAGGACAACGCGGCGAAAGCCCCGACCGCCAGTGTTGCCGAACAGCGAAAGATGTCGGGCGAACTCGACCGAATGCTGATCAAAGCCCGTCGAGCCGGCGAGGCGCTCGCCAAACACCTCAAGTCACTTCCCGACATGCCGACCGCTTACGCAGTGCAGGATGCGATTCCGGTCAACGCCCGTGTGCAGATCAAAGGGGAACCGGATCGCCCGGGAGCAGAGGTGCCGCGAAAGTTCCCCGATGTCCTCGGCGGCCACAAACTGCCGAATGACATCGCCGCCAGCAGCAGTGGACGACTTCAACTCGCTGAGTGGATCACCTCCCCGGAAAATCCGCTGACCGCTCGTGTGATCGTGAACCGAATCTGGCAGCGGCACTTCGGCACCGGTCTTGTGCCGTCGGCCAGTGACTTCGGGCTTCGTGGCGAGGAACCGACGCATCCGGAACTGCTCGACTGGCTGGCCGCCGAGTTCATCCGGTCCGGCTGGTCGATTAAACATCTGCATCGACTCATCATGAACTCGCGAACGTATCAGCTCGCCAGTTCCGATGTCCCGCAGAATCTGGCGTCCGATCCGGGCAACCACTTCTACTGGAAGTTCAACCGGCAGCGGCTCGATGCGGAATCAATTCGCGACACGCTGCTGCTCATCTCGGGCAAACTCGAAGCGGGCATGCCCGAGGAGCCGCATCCATTTCCCGAGATGAAGAAATGGACCTACACGCAGCATCACCCGTTCAAGGATTCCTACGACAGCAACCGCCGCAGCGTCTATCTGATGACTAAACGGCTCACGGTGCAGCCGTACTTCCAGACCTTCGACGGAGCCGATCCCAACGTCTGCACCAGCGACCGCGATCAGTCGGTCACGGCTCTGCAGGCACTCTACTTCGTCAACGACGAGTTCCTGCACCAGCAGGCCAGTGAATACGGAAAGCAACTCGCGGCCAGCAAGGGCACGGACCGCGAACGACTCCTCACCGCCTTTGAAACCATCCTCTGCCGGACACCGACCCCACAGGAGTTGAGCCTGCTTGAGGACCACCTTGCAGCCGTCCGTAAGGCGACCGATAAGGAGAAAGAAGCCGAACAACTGGCGTGGGCCAGCGTCACCCGCAGCCTGTTTCGGTTGAACGAGTTTCTGTACATCGACTGA